The following are encoded together in the Zingiber officinale cultivar Zhangliang chromosome 8A, Zo_v1.1, whole genome shotgun sequence genome:
- the LOC122008424 gene encoding uncharacterized protein LOC122008424, with protein sequence MGEQNPTPPAAPKSLDPEREERTNATAKTNCDEKFLPRYLMPLQGSRHDLCKTQRKMDTVSSLTFLTSNENILSRYLVPSQGSCHDTCKYGHKHEGEEASRKHSFSRAFGNNQNEEHDQLNFVSVKHRQKTDFTSVPNQKLEIKSKTGQTKEQISDKFKLNEEIDLPPDKIILTFNPTLNLAGLELSSPINEQKTIASLDNSAAAKVDESIENGIDQHELVNTETVLVHTPVAVELERTAIQSEFSFHNDALIAEVGELPNKLFGLKSKVSSTVKGNTEFEHERANPSEIFSVETTPIADDIVPGECQTPNGEKESYNKLIGSKETVHRSSKEPLSLKSKNYKSKQSAKQIPAREELASKQALGIKLKTPLELERTAIQNEFSFHNDAVITEVGKSTKKHIDLKSMVSSTAEGKTDSEYERANPSEVFSVEHTSMELIPPTPFTDDIAPGECQTSNGEEESYNKPIDNMMESVHRSSKEPSSLKSKNYRSKESAKQRSSREELTSKRALGTKLKTPLELERTAIQNEFSFHNDAVITEVGKSTKKHIDLKSMVSSTAEGKTDSEYERANPSEVFSVEHTSMELIPPTPFTDDIAPGECQTSNGEEESYNKPIDNMMENVHRSSKEPSSLKSKNYKSKESAKQISSREELTSKRALGTKLKTPLKLERTAIQNEFSFHNDAVIAEVGKSAKKLIDLKSMVSSTAKGKTDTEYERANPSEVFSVEHTSMELIHPTPFTDDIVPGECQTSNGEEESYNKPIHSMIGTLDRSSKDTSSLRFKSYKSKESVKQRPIREELESKQALGMKLKTPLELERTAIQNEFSFHNDATIAEVDESPKKLFDFMVSSTVEGNTDSACERGNPSEAFSVEHTSMELIPPTPITDDIVPGECLTSIGEEESYSKLINSKMETVHQSSKGPSNLKFKECTSKESAKQRPSEELASKRALGVRLKAPLIQKTHAFNISMPQASFSLKHIHLKSLSIHDKKKRELNKPKIRIKEVGDIRKHKVVELQRYASNGPNIVKVNSALKKAIKVVRSESDHDNPTIACDAVAFVAPKVIIDSISPPSKSNNKATKAVACFRKKKVLETFSPPSNPSIYSKGVPGQRNQEKEKIIKVADNLQNIVNEVIEPLPTPSSSKPRFTRVPSFKLRKNMTIAPSFTMNNQAKARKTFVKGKNTRANEPNLEKIDLKALRQKLRKLGSFSDRKKEHATSGSQRSGGNEPFWLNEVSQARRTFGDVHKVERRSRSRRVSFDSEDKVGSSLKLIFSRSKIANLQPNSSSPPAWLTFGRAKTVGDYQNAKLSPTKSFRSWMKSDVGGTSTSPSKSIKVILRHKHADDKKVEKNLLNHVIEETASKLVESRKSKVKALVGAFETVISLQ encoded by the coding sequence ATGGGTGAGCAAAATCCTACTCCACCAGCAGCTCCTAAATCACTGGATCCTGAAAGAGAAGAAAGGACAAATGCAACCGCAAAAACAAATTGCGACGAGAAGTTTCTCCCTCGTTACCTGATGCCTTTGCAAGGTTCACGTCACGATTTATGCAAAACGCAGAGAAAAATGGATACCGTCAGCTCACTGACTTTCTTAACTAGTAATGAGAACATTCTTTCTCGGTACTTAGTGCCTTCTCAAGGTTCTTGCCATGATACGTGCAAATATGGTCATAAGCATGAAGGCGAGGAAGCTTCGAGAAAGCACTCCTTTTCAAGGGCTTTTGGCAATAATCAGAACGAAGAGCACGATCAACTGAATTTCGTATCTGTGAAACATAGACAAAAAACAGACTTCACGAGTGTTCCAAACCAGAAATTGGAGATCAAGTCAAAGACAGGTCAGACAAAAGAACAAATCTCTGATAAGTTCAAACTCAACGAGGAGATTGATCTTCCACCTGATAAGATCATTCTGACTTTTAATCCAACTCTCAATCTGGCAGGCTTGGAGCTTAGTTCTCCAATAAATGAGCAAAAAACTATCGCATCTCTTGACAATTCAGCTGCAGCAAAAGTTGACGAATCTATTGAAAATGGAATTGATCAGCATGAGTTAGTTAACACAGAAACAGTGTTAGTTCATACACCGGTAGCTGTGGAACTTGAAAGAACAGCCATACAGAGTGAGTTTTCTTTTCACAATGATGCGCTCATCGCTGAAGTAGGCGAGTTACCTAATAAACTTTTTGGCTTAAAGTCTAAGGTTTCATCAACTGTCAAGGGAAACACTGAATTTGAACATGAAAGAGCAAATCCATCGGAAATATTTTCAGTAGAGACTACTCCAATTGCAGATGATATTGTGCCTGGTGAGTGTCAAACACCAAATGGAGAAAAGGAATCCTATAATAAACTGATAGGCAGCAAGGAAACTGTTCATCGATCATCTAAGGAGCCATTAAGTTTGAAATCGAAGAACTACAAAAGCAAACAATCTGCTAAGCAAATACCTGCTCGTGAAGAATTAGCATCTAAACAAGCTTTGGGCATTAAGCTGAAGACACCACTGGAACTTGAAAGAACAGCCATACAGAATGAATTTTCTTTTCACAATGACGCAGTCATAACTGAAGTAGGAAAGTCAACTAAGAAACATATTGACTTAAAGTCTATGGTTTCATCAACTGCTGAGGGAAAAACTGATTCTGAATATGAAAGAGCAAATCCATCAGAAGTATTTTCAGTAGAGCATACGAGCATGGAATTGATACCTCCAACACCATTCACAGATGATATTGCGCCTGGTGAGTGCCAAACTTCAAACGGAGAAGAGGAATCCTATAATAAACCAATAGACAACATGATGGAAAGTGTTCATCGATCATCTAAAGAGCCATCAAGTTTGAAATCAAAGAACTATAGAAGCAAAGAATCTGCTAAGCAAAGATCTAGTCGTGAAGAATTAACATCTAAAcgagctttgggcacgaagctgAAGACACCTCTGGAACTTGAAAGAACAGCCATACAGAATGAATTTTCTTTTCACAATGACGCAGTCATAACTGAAGTAGGCAAGTCAACTAAGAAACATATTGACTTAAAGTCTATGGTTTCATCAACTGCTGAGGGAAAAACTGATTCTGAATATGAAAGAGCAAATCCATCAGAAGTATTTTCAGTAGAGCATACGAGCATGGAATTGATACCTCCAACACCATTCACAGATGATATTGCGCCTGGTGAGTGCCAAACTTCAAACGGAGAAGAGGAATCCTATAATAAACCAATAGACAACATGATGGAAAATGTTCATCGATCATCTAAAGAGCCATCAAGTTTGAAATCAAAGAACTATAAAAGCAAAGAATCTGCTAAGCAAATATCTAGTCGTGAAGAATTAACATCTAAAcgagctttgggcacgaagctgAAGACACCGCTGAAACTTGAAAGAACAGCCATACAGAATGAATTTTCTTTTCACAATGATGCGGTCATCGCTGAAGTAGGCAAGTCAGCTAAGAAACTTATTGACTTAAAGTCTATGGTTTCATCTACTGCCAAGGGAAAAACTGATACTGAATATGAAAGAGCAAATCCATCAGAAGTTTTTTCAGTAGAGCATACAAGCATGGAATTGATACATCCAACACCATTCACAGACGATATTGTGCCTGGTGAGTGTCAAACTTCAAACGGAGAAGAGGAATCCTATAATAAACCGATACACAGCATGATAGGAACTCTTGATAGATCATCTAAGGATACATCAAGTTTGAGGTTTAAGAGTTATAAAAGCAAAGAATCTGTTAAGCAAAGGCCTATTCGTGAAGAATTAGAATCTAAACAAGCTTTGGGCATGAAGCTGAAGACACCACTGGAACTTGAAAGAACAGCCATACAGAATGAATTTTCTTTTCACAATGATGCAACCATCGCTGAAGTAGACGAGTCACCTAAAAAACTTTTTGACTTTATGGTTTCATCAACTGTCGAGGGAAACACTGATTCTGCATGTGAAAGAGGAAATCCATCAGAAGCATTTTCAGTAGAGCATACAAGCATGGAATTGATACCTCCAACTCCAATCACAGATGACATTGTGCCTGGTGAGTGTCTAACATCAATTGGAGAAGAGGAATCCTATAGTAAATTGATAAACAGCAAGATGGAAACTGTTCATCAATCATCTAAGGGGCcatcaaatttgaaatttaaggaGTGTACAAGCAAAGAATCTGCTAAGCAAAGACCTAGTGAAGAATTAGCATCTAAACGAGCTTTGGGAGTGAGGCTAAAGGCACCACTAATTCAAAAAACCCATGCATTTAATATCAGCATGCCTCAAGCTTCATTCTCTCTAAAACATATCCACCTGAAGAGTTTGAGCATACACgacaagaaaaagagggagcTGAACAAGCCAAAGATCCGAATTAAGGAAGTTGGAGACATTAGAAAACATAAAGTTGTAGAACTGCAAAGATATGCATCGAATGGGCCAAATATTGTCAAGGTGAATTCTGCATTGAAGAAAGCAATCAAAGTCGTTAGGTCGGAAAGTGACCATGACAATCCAACAATTGCCTGTGATGCAGTTGCCTTTGTTGCACCAAAAGTGATCATTGATTCAATTTCACCCCCTTCTAAATCAAATAACAAAGCCACCAAAGCCGTTGCATGCTTTAGGAAAAAGAAAGTCTTGGAAACTTTTTCACCTCCATCCAATCCATCCATTTATTCAAAAGGAGTACCTGGTCAAAGAaatcaagagaaggagaagaTAATTAAGGTTGCTGATAATTTGCAAAATATTGTAAATGAAGTGATTGAGCCATTGCCAACCCCTTCATCTAGCAAACCTCGGTTTACCAGGGTACCAAGCTTTAAGCTGAGGAAGAATATGACAATTGCACCTTCTTTCACCATGAACAATCAAGCAAAAGCTAGGAAAACTTTTGTCAAGGGGAAAAACACCCGTGCCAACGAGCCTAATTTGGAGAAGATAGATCTTAAAGCATTGAGACAAAAACTTAGGAAACTCGGATCGTTTTCAGACAGGAAAAAAGAGCATGCAACATCTGGATCTCAAAGGAGTGGAGGCAATGAACCTTTTTGGCTTAACGAGGTATCCCAGGCTCGGAGAACCTTTGGAGATGTTCACAAAGTTGAAAGGCGGAGTAGATCACGGAGAGTTAGTTTTGACTCAGAAGACAAAGTTGGGTCATCTCTCAAGTTAATTTTCAGTAGAAGTAAGATTGCAAACCTTCAGCCTAACAGCAGCTCTCCTCCAGCATGGCTCACATTTGGGCGAGCTAAAACGGTTGGTGATTACCAGAATGCTAAACTATCACCAACAAAGAGCTTCAGAAGCTGGATGAAATCAGATGTTGGAGGCACAAGTACTTCTCCCTCAAAGTCCATCAAGGTTATTTTACGACACAAACATGCTGATGATAAGAAAGTTGAAAAAAATTTGCTCAACCATGTGATTGAGGAAACTGCAAGCAAGCTTGTTGAATCTAGGAAAAGCAAGGTTAAGGCCCTAGTGGGCGCTTTTGAAACTGTCATTTCTCTTCAATAA